The region TTTATAGAAACGAcacttaataaaacaaaataccagTTCGGTTGGCAGTGCCTAgactttttgaaaaggaaaagcagagggttCATCTACCCCTCTCACACAGCAGTTTCTCATCCTGAGAGTACGCTCACAATAAACTCGCCAACAGCCCAGTACAAATGTTTGACTGAAGGCTCCAATTAGAAAAGTAGAAACCATTTTAATGACTTATCCATCAAATCAAACAAGACATTTATCCTCTTGGCAAAGTGCCCGtctagtataaaaaaaaaaaaaaatagacacaaaaTACCGTTGCTACTGTCAAAAATTAAACGTAAGTGGGACAAGGGAGAAAATATTTGCCATGAATGGAGGTTTAAATATAACATCCAACTAACACACACATCAGTCTGCCTCACAAGTACACTCCGCTCTAAAGGGGATGATTTTACTCGATTCCTTCTTGTTTGTCTTTAATAGCAAcctgtaaaacacaaagaaaaatacatacgCTAAGACAAGAAGTGTTACTGAGCTGGGCGAGGTTACTTTAAACATTCGTAACAGTGTTCTGTGCAACACAAGCAGAACCACAAACCATCAGTGGAAATTGACACCATCcagaaaaataatacttaatatcaaaacatatttacaaaatTGGTGCACTGTTACCTTCTACCAGCATATCAGAGAACACTACAGACAGCATCCTATTCATAGCCCTCCCGGTTTTCTCTGAATAACCTTTCGGGCAGATTAAGCCTCAAAAATCAGGGGCTAAAGAAATACAATTGCACAGTTGGGCAGAAGTTACGAAAAgtggtccaaaaaaaaaaaaaatactgtcccAGAGTTTTggcaggagaaataaaaaaacccaaaccaacacttAGAATAGAAGATAGATTGTTTTCTACACTAATAAGAGTGTGAGAAAACAAATGCCAGCCATCTAGGGAATTACAGAGCACCCACTGAACCCCTGATGGGCATGCCAATAACCCTTAATTAAGAGCAGACAAGCTCCACCATGCCTTGACAGGAGCTGAGGTGTGCTGCTTGGCTTTGATTAATTTACTGACCAGCTCTAAGCTACAGTACTCCTCccctctgttttaatttttaattgcaagaagctgaaatactttaaagaaaaaagcaacaagcTTACCCTGAACCTCTCCTCCAGGAGGGAGAGCTCGCTGATCAGATCCGTGATGGCGTTGGTGAACGCTTCCTGGGGGCTGTAATCAGGGGTGGTTTGGACGCGGATGATAATTTTGTGTTCCAGCGGGTGCGGGACTTTGTACCCTGCAAATAACACCTGGGGGTCTTTCAGTAACTGCCTGGAACGGAGAAGCTGCAGTGAATAACCACACAGCGCAAATACAAAtgctttttacattaaaaaaaaaaaaaataaaaagccgtATTTCTGGTGGGCTTTCCCCACACCCGTTCAAATACGAACATGTTTGTGGAGGCTGTTCCCTCACTTTTAAAGCCTTTGCCCTGACCTGACAACACCTATCTCAACTTCCTGAGGTAAAAAAGCCCctaaccgcccccccccccccaaaaaaagttaatttactCCCTTCCCGCCCCCGCCTTAGCTCACGATTTGATGATGTTCCCCAGCGTGTGGTCCTCCTTGTTGATGGTGAACAGGCAGGCATTAGGCACCTTCGTGTCCTTGTTGATGGTGATCCTGAGTGGATACAGGCCGTTACCTCAGCGCCTCAAGGAATGgatcccccccctcaccccgccaAGCTCCACATAGgccgcggggggctgggggggggggaggcccggGCTCCCCGTACGGGGAGCccgggcctccccccccccagccccccgcggcTCGAAGAGGGTGTCTGCGGCCCGACAAGGTCGCCCCCCTCGGCTGGCAGCTCACTTCTTCTCGCCCTCGAAGAGGAGGAAGGACTCGAAGGCCGGAGGCGCGTtcatcccgccgccgccgctcgcccgcccAGCCCGCCTCACTTCCGGCCGCTCCCGGCGGTgacggcgccccctggcgggcgggAGGGCTCAGCGCggcgccacccccccccccccggggtaaTGTCACCGTCGGTGGGCACGAAAATGGGGACCACCAACCGCGATGTCATCGGTGATGacggggaagtgggggggggggcaccaccAGCAGCGATGGGGCCGGCAGGACCACCGGTGATGCCACCACCGCGGCCACCAGAAGTCCACCAGGAGGGCCATCAGGGTGTCGCCAGTGCCACCACCAGCGGAGCCACCACTAGAGCCACCGGAAGCACTTCCACCAGCGCCGCCACCCGTGGAGCCACCCACCAGTGCTCCCACCAGTAGTGCCTTCACCCGTGGCGCCACCAGCAGTACTTCCCCCCCAGCGCCACCATCACTAGCACCCCCAGTGCTTTCACCAGGCCACCAGCAAAACCACCAGTGATGCCACCACCGTGGCCACGAGCAAAACCGTCAGTGACATCACCAGTGCCACCACGAGCAGTGGTGGCACCAGTTTCATCGTGTGTGCCACCATTGCTGGGATCATCAGCAAAACCATCGGTGGTTCCACCATCAGTGCCCTATTGGTGCCACCAGAAAGGTCACTAGCAGGGCCCCTGCTGATGTCATCAGTGATGCCATAAGGAGCACCAACACCAGTGACACCATCAGCAATGCCCCCAGCAGCAGACCCACCAGTGATGCCACCACTGCGGCCACCAGAATTCCACCAGGAGGGCCACCAGGGCGTCACCAGTGCCACCATCACTGGCACCACCAGCGGAGCCACCAGTAAAACGACCAGTGCCACCCGCAGCACTTccaccagtgccaccatcagGAGGGCCACCAGGGTGTCACCAGTGTCACCATCACTGGCACCACCAGCGGAGCCACCAGTAAAACGACCAGTGCCACCCGCAGCACTTccaccagtgccaccatcagtggCACCACCAGTGGAGCCACCAGCAGTGCTTTCACCAGGCCGCCAGCAGAACCACCAGTAATGCCACCGCTGCCACCAGTAGGGCCACAAGAAATGGCAGCGGCGGGGTCATCAGCGATGACGCTAGTGCCAACACCAGTAGCACCACCAGTGCTGCCACTAGCAGAGCTACCAGTGCCACCAGCAGTGGCACAACCAGTGGAGCCACTAGCAATGGAGCCACCAAGCAGTGCTTTCACCAGGCCACCAGCAGAACCACCAGTGATGCACCACTGCCAGCAGTAGGGCCATCAGCAATGTCACCAATGCCACCACAAGCAGTGCCACCGTCAGTAgcgccaccagtgccaccagcagaGCTTTGGCCAGTCCCCACCCAGTGCTGCCGCCACCAGTGCCCATCCCCGTGGCCGGCAGCGTCCCCACCAGAGACAGACGGGACCCGGCTGCAGGGTACAAAGTGCCTTTATTGCCACGGCGGCGGTCCCCGAGGTGTGGGGACGGCCACCCCGGGGGTCCCCTcacacctgcagctgcagcagggcgggggccggggggtcgGGGGGCTGCGCCAGGCGGTGGCAGccctccagctcccccagcaccccgaaGAGCCGGCTCAGCCCCTCGGGCAGGGGGGAACCTGCAGCGGGGGGACAGACAGTGAGACCCCGAACccccccacagccaccacagcccgTCCCTCGTGTCCCAACCGCAGCATCCCCCCACACCTACCTTCCCCCCGGGGGCCATTTTGGGCGTCCTccggctccagcagctcccagtacTTTTCCCTGGGGAGAGGGACAGGCCCTTGgcagggggcacaggggggtgcgagggggtgtgtgtccccatcCCGGGACGGGGGTCTCACCTGAGCGTCCCTCGGAGTCCCTGGAGGTGGTGGAAGAGGCGCTGGGCCTCCGCCGCGGGGTCCAGGGGGTCGCTCCACTCCTGCAGGGTGACGCCATGGCGGGTCCGGTCGCAGCCCGGCCCTGCGGGAGAGCGGGGCTCGAGAGAGCGGATGGGGGACGCACGTACCCCACCAGCACccctgtggggggggggtcccctccccGCTACCTGTCCTCTCCTTCTGGTGGCAGCAGCTCCACTTGTCCCCGCGGAAGACGCCGGGGTGGTAGGCGCGGAGCACGCGGGGGTTGTTGCCGCACACCTTGCGCAGGGCCGACAGCCACTGGTTCAGCTCGTTGACGCACTGCGAGGGACGGCACAGTGGCGGCGGGGGCGTCCCAGGCTGCGCCGCCCCTcggggtgtcccccccgtcccccgtccccctcccaCCTTGCACTGGAGGTAGGCTGTCTCCTGCCGCCCGCCCGCGTCCATGTAGACCACCTGCATGACGTGGGAGCTCCCGAAgctcttctcctccaccttctccgcaGCGAGGATGTCGGCCAGGGCGATGGCGCCGATACGCTgatggtgtgtgtggggggggacatGACACAAGTGCCACCTCGCTGccagcccccaccaccccccagcatccccctaCCTCAGCGCCAGGGCTCTTGCCGAAGCTGAGGGCCTCCCCCGTGAGGCAAAAATGGAGTTTCTTAGCGGTGGCGGCAAGCAGCGGCCCCTTGCCCCGTGTCTTGTGGATAACAAGCGGCCCCTCCTTCACCACCGCGGCAGAggggcccggcggccgcccctcaccttcctcctcctcctcctcttcctccatccccaccagccGGGCGATGAAGTCCTTCATCTGGGCGATGCCCTgctgcagggcgggcagcagcggggccagCCAGGCCTCCTtggcccgcccggccgccggctCCATGTTGCCCACCATCTGGACAGCCTGGAGACCCCCGGGGATGGTGGTGTCACTGGCACCAGACCCAGCCCTACCCAATGGGAAGCAGGTGAGCTCCCCAAAAACCCCACCTAGGTGACACCACCGACCCCCTGGTGTCCCCGCTCCGTCCCACCTTGGCCAGGAGCAGCAGTGTGCGGCTGGTGCGCGCGTCGGCGTGTGTGTCCCTCAGGTGGAAGAGCTTGGGGGTCATGATGGCCGGCGAGAAGAAGCGGAGGCAGAGGAAGCTGGTGACGGCCACGAACTTGGCGTGCTGCAGCCGCCCGAGGGAGAGGAGAGGCGTGAGCGTCTGTCCCAACGCAGGACAGCCCCAGGCACCACATACATCGATGCTCCAGGGACATGGgggctggctgccagcagcagggtggcTGTTTGGGTGCTGCATGGCCCCATTGTCCCCCTGCGCCCcatccccgggggctgcccccatgCCCGAGAAGGGACCTCATCAACCAAAGCTGGGGGACTGCACCCAGTGCGCCCTGTCCCCCGGGGATGTCCCTGTTTGACCCCCCAGTGCATCTCCTGCTGCGGACCAACCTGGTGCTGGGGGAAGCGCTCCCCGACACGCTGGAAGAGCTGCCGGAAAGTGGCGCGGATGACGGGGGGACATGCTGCGGCTGACTTGCCGATGGCATCCAGCAGCTCGCTCAGGTAGGACTGGAGGTGCTGGCGTCCCTGCTCGATCACCTCGCCCTCCGTCTGCACCCGGTGCAGCCCCGAGCACCTGCGGGCACTGGCACCATCAGCCCCATGGCCAGGGAACCCCCGGCCTCGC is a window of Larus michahellis chromosome 7, bLarMic1.1, whole genome shotgun sequence DNA encoding:
- the POLR2J gene encoding DNA-directed RNA polymerase II subunit RPB11-a, translating into MNAPPAFESFLLFEGEKKITINKDTKVPNACLFTINKEDHTLGNIIKSQLLKDPQVLFAGYKVPHPLEHKIIIRVQTTPDYSPQEAFTNAITDLISELSLLEERFRVAIKDKQEGIE
- the LOC141746567 gene encoding ras GTPase-activating protein 4-like isoform X2; amino-acid sequence: MARRSALSIRIVEGRNLPAKDITGSSDPYCIVKIDDEAIIRTATVWKTLSPFWGEEYEVHLQPTFHSVSIYVMDEDALSRDDVIGKVCITRDMLAEHPKGYSGWMSLSEVDPDEEVQGEIHLRVEVQGSHGSRRLLCCTVLEARDLARKDRNGASDPFVRLRYNGKTQESTVVKKSCYPRWNETFEFELAQPAGEKLCVEVWDWDLVGRNDFLGKVVFSVQGLEAAGQEEGWFRLWPDKSKPREEERRGSLGSLQLQVRLRDETVLPSHCYQPLVQLLCQEVTSGLQDGQVHLVTLLDETTTAECRQEVAINLVKLFLGQGLVKEFLDLLFELELAKPCEPNTLFRSNSLASKSMESFLKVTGMPYLHAILGPTITRVFEEKKYVELDPGKVEVKDVGCSGLHRVQTEGEVIEQGRQHLQSYLSELLDAIGKSAAACPPVIRATFRQLFQRVGERFPQHQHAKFVAVTSFLCLRFFSPAIMTPKLFHLRDTHADARTSRTLLLLAKAVQMVGNMEPAAGRAKEAWLAPLLPALQQGIAQMKDFIARLVGMEEEEEEEEGEGRPPGPSAAVVKEGPLVIHKTRGKGPLLAATAKKLHFCLTGEALSFGKSPGAERIGAIALADILAAEKVEEKSFGSSHVMQVVYMDAGGRQETAYLQCKCVNELNQWLSALRKVCGNNPRVLRAYHPGVFRGDKWSCCHQKERTGPGCDRTRHGVTLQEWSDPLDPAAEAQRLFHHLQGLRGTLRFPPARGAEPALRGAGGAGGLPPPGAAPRPPGPRPAAAAGVRGPPGWPSPHLGDRRRGNKGTLYPAAGSRLSLVGTLPATGMGTGGGSTGWGLAKALLVALVALLTVALLVVALVTLLMALLLAVVHHWWFCWWPGESTAWWLHC
- the LOC141746567 gene encoding ras GTPase-activating protein 4-like isoform X1 produces the protein MARRSALSIRIVEGRNLPAKDITGSSDPYCIVKIDDEAIIRTATVWKTLSPFWGEEYEVHLQPTFHSVSIYVMDEDALSRDDVIGKVCITRDMLAEHPKGYSGWMSLSEVDPDEEVQGEIHLRVEVQGSHGSRRLLCCTVLEARDLARKDRNGASDPFVRLRYNGKTQESTVVKKSCYPRWNETFEFELAQPAGEKLCVEVWDWDLVGRNDFLGKVVFSVQGLEAAGQEEGWFRLWPDKSKPREEERRGSLGSLQLQVRLRDETVLPSHCYQPLVQLLCQEVTSGLQDGQVHLVTLLDETTTAECRQEVAINLVKLFLGQGLVKEFLDLLFELELAKPCEPNTLFRSNSLASKSMESFLKVTGMPYLHAILGPTITRVFEEKKYVELDPGKVEVKDVGCSGLHRVQTEGEVIEQGRQHLQSYLSELLDAIGKSAAACPPVIRATFRQLFQRVGERFPQHQHAKFVAVTSFLCLRFFSPAIMTPKLFHLRDTHADARTSRTLLLLAKAVQMVGNMEPAAGRAKEAWLAPLLPALQQGIAQMKDFIARLVGMEEEEEEEEGEGRPPGPSAAVVKEGPLVIHKTRGKGPLLAATAKKLHFCLTGEALSFGKSPGAERIGAIALADILAAEKVEEKSFGSSHVMQVVYMDAGGRQETAYLQCKCVNELNQWLSALRKVCGNNPRVLRAYHPGVFRGDKWSCCHQKERTGPGCDRTRHGVTLQEWSDPLDPAAEAQRLFHHLQGLRGTLREKYWELLEPEDAQNGPRGEGSPLPEGLSRLFGVLGELEGCHRLAQPPDPPAPALLQLQV